One genomic window of Mucilaginibacter sp. SJ includes the following:
- the thiC gene encoding phosphomethylpyrimidine synthase ThiC → MKTEKTPTAQAITQTPFPASRKIYVKGQLHDIDVAMREISLSDTKLHGRFGETEPNAPVTVYDTSGPYTDPNIAIDVKKGLPRLREKWITSRGDVELLDSISSAYGRERLNSKELDHLRFGYHSKPFRAKAGMNVSQLHYAKKGIVTPEMEYIAIRENQRIDLLKEQLNGQYDVMSQQHQGHSFGANTPKGYITPEFVRQEVAAGRAVIPSNINHPESEPMIIGRNFLVKINANIGNSAVTSSIEEEVEKAVWACRWGADTIMDLSTGKNIHETREWIIRNTPVPIGTVPIYQALEKVNGKAEDLTWELFRDTLIEQAEQGVDYFTIHAGVLLRYVPLTAKRITGIVSRGGSIMAKWCLAHHKENFLYTHFEEICEIMKAYDVAFSLGDGLRPGCIADANDAAQFGELETLGELTKIAWKHDVQTIIEGPGHVPMHLIKENMEKQLKHCSEAPFYTLGPLTTDIAPGYDHITSAIGAAMIGWFGTAMLCYVTPKEHLGLPNKKDVKDGVITYKIAAHAADLAKGHPGAQYRDNALSKARFEFRWEDQFNLSLDPDTAKEFHDETLPAEGAKIAHFCSMCGPNFCSMKITQDVRDFAKENGVNEVDALTRGMEQKSKEFAEKGSEIYL, encoded by the coding sequence ATGAAAACAGAAAAAACACCTACAGCACAAGCCATCACGCAAACACCGTTTCCGGCGTCGCGTAAGATTTACGTTAAAGGACAATTGCACGACATTGACGTGGCCATGCGCGAAATAAGCCTGAGTGACACCAAACTACATGGCCGTTTTGGCGAAACCGAGCCCAACGCCCCGGTAACTGTTTACGATACCAGCGGCCCTTATACCGATCCCAACATAGCCATCGATGTTAAAAAAGGTTTACCCCGCCTGCGCGAAAAATGGATCACTTCGCGTGGTGATGTTGAGTTGCTGGATAGCATATCATCAGCATATGGCCGCGAACGTTTAAACAGTAAAGAGCTTGATCATTTAAGGTTTGGCTATCACAGCAAACCTTTCCGCGCCAAAGCAGGCATGAATGTATCGCAACTGCATTACGCCAAAAAGGGCATCGTTACACCCGAAATGGAGTACATCGCCATACGCGAAAACCAACGCATCGATCTGCTGAAAGAACAGTTGAACGGGCAATATGATGTAATGAGCCAACAGCACCAGGGCCATAGCTTTGGCGCCAATACGCCTAAAGGTTACATTACGCCCGAATTTGTACGACAAGAGGTAGCCGCCGGTCGGGCCGTTATCCCATCAAATATCAATCACCCCGAAAGTGAACCGATGATCATTGGCCGTAATTTTTTGGTTAAGATCAATGCCAATATTGGCAACTCAGCAGTTACCTCGAGTATTGAAGAAGAAGTAGAAAAAGCGGTTTGGGCGTGCCGCTGGGGCGCCGATACCATTATGGACCTGTCGACAGGTAAAAACATTCACGAAACCCGCGAATGGATCATCCGCAACACACCTGTACCCATAGGTACCGTGCCTATTTACCAGGCGCTCGAAAAAGTGAACGGCAAAGCCGAAGACCTTACCTGGGAACTGTTCAGGGATACGCTGATAGAACAGGCAGAGCAGGGTGTTGATTATTTCACTATCCATGCGGGCGTGTTATTGCGCTATGTGCCTTTAACGGCCAAACGTATTACCGGTATCGTATCGCGCGGTGGTTCAATCATGGCCAAATGGTGCCTGGCCCATCATAAAGAGAATTTCTTATATACGCACTTTGAAGAGATCTGCGAGATCATGAAAGCATATGATGTCGCCTTCTCGTTAGGCGATGGCTTGCGCCCCGGCTGCATTGCCGATGCCAACGATGCCGCGCAGTTTGGCGAGCTGGAAACCCTGGGCGAGCTGACCAAAATAGCCTGGAAGCACGATGTGCAAACCATTATTGAAGGCCCCGGCCACGTACCCATGCACCTCATCAAAGAGAACATGGAGAAACAATTAAAGCATTGTTCTGAAGCGCCTTTTTACACATTAGGGCCATTAACTACCGATATCGCTCCGGGTTATGATCACATTACTTCGGCCATTGGCGCTGCCATGATCGGTTGGTTCGGCACGGCTATGCTGTGCTATGTAACCCCTAAAGAACACCTGGGTTTGCCCAACAAAAAAGATGTTAAAGATGGCGTGATCACCTATAAGATAGCCGCCCACGCGGCCGACCTCGCCAAAGGTCATCCCGGTGCGCAGTACAGGGATAATGCGCTGAGCAAAGCACGGTTCGAGTTCAGGTGGGAAGATCAGTTTAACCTGTCGTTAGATCCGGATACGGCTAAAGAATTTCATGATGAAACCCTGCCTGCCGAAGGAGCCAAGATCGCGCACTTTTGCTCGATGTGCGGACCGAACTTCTGCTCGATGAAAATAACC
- the thiS gene encoding sulfur carrier protein ThiS: MEVTVNQQNFIVPDNCNVQALLADVLQHPDRGLAIAINEAIVPKTQWENHKLNQGDKVIIIKATQGG; the protein is encoded by the coding sequence ATGGAAGTAACCGTTAATCAACAAAATTTTATTGTGCCTGATAACTGCAACGTGCAGGCTTTGCTCGCTGATGTCTTGCAGCACCCTGACCGGGGGCTGGCCATTGCCATCAACGAAGCCATTGTTCCCAAAACCCAATGGGAAAACCACAAGCTCAATCAGGGCGATAAGGTCATCATTATTAAAGCCACCCAGGGAGGATAA
- a CDS encoding DedA family protein/thiosulfate sulfurtransferase GlpE → MNTLVDLIQTYGLWLVFLITLLQSVGLPLPAFAVLIVTTAVTPATEANIIILILTGSLGTLAGDLILYFAGKRYGTGILGKLCKISMSPDTCVRSTGDIFERYGAPALTIVKFIPGLSTLAPVVAGVYAMRVTLFVFFSSIAALIYLGAAVTLGAVFRHQVSGLIAALSHYGTMGSLFVVMLFGLYLLFKWLRRYHLIRQFETDRLTVNDLIELIDGESNPVILDARPIDQRTRNGFIPGSVPIDENSFNDIADRYAGHKEIVIYCSCPNEITAARYAEKLRKVGLKRIRPLVGGIDAWAESGQQVTFL, encoded by the coding sequence ATGAACACATTAGTTGATTTAATACAAACCTATGGGCTCTGGCTGGTATTTTTGATCACTCTTTTACAGAGTGTTGGATTGCCGCTGCCTGCATTTGCAGTATTGATTGTTACTACCGCTGTAACACCTGCAACCGAAGCTAATATCATCATACTCATTTTAACCGGATCACTGGGTACCTTAGCAGGCGACCTCATATTATATTTTGCCGGGAAGAGATACGGAACGGGGATCCTTGGGAAATTATGTAAAATTTCTATGTCACCGGATACCTGTGTTCGCAGCACCGGCGATATTTTTGAACGCTACGGCGCCCCTGCGTTAACCATTGTGAAATTTATTCCGGGGCTATCAACACTGGCACCTGTTGTTGCCGGAGTTTATGCAATGCGGGTGACATTATTTGTGTTTTTTTCATCTATCGCAGCACTTATCTATCTCGGCGCGGCAGTGACCCTTGGTGCAGTTTTTCGGCACCAGGTTAGTGGTTTGATCGCCGCATTAAGTCATTATGGCACAATGGGTAGTTTATTTGTCGTCATGCTGTTCGGTTTATACCTTTTGTTCAAATGGCTTCGGCGGTATCACCTCATCAGGCAGTTTGAAACGGATAGGTTAACTGTGAATGATTTGATAGAACTGATTGACGGAGAATCGAACCCTGTGATACTTGATGCGCGTCCGATAGATCAGCGCACAAGAAATGGATTTATACCGGGCTCAGTCCCCATAGACGAAAACAGTTTTAATGATATTGCCGACCGATATGCCGGGCATAAGGAGATTGTTATTTATTGTTCGTGCCCGAATGAAATAACCGCTGCAAGATATGCAGAGAAATTGCGTAAAGTTGGCCTGAAGCGCATCCGGCCCTTAGTGGGAGGGATTGATGCGTGGGCCGAATCAGGCCAGCAGGTTACATTTCTTTAA
- a CDS encoding outer membrane beta-barrel protein: MTRTLLLFLLALLPLGGFAQQFTLIVVKENAQPADGATIKLIQANKQVSVIVTNARGQARFQNITQGAFSFSVTYTGYQPLTTRSYTIAENIKQDTIRIQALSTVLKEVNITAKTPPVEVKQGKVIVNVEASVTNVGATVLEVLEKSPGVIVDRNGGISLQGKPGVLVMIDGKPTYLSGADLNNLLSSMSSTQVAQIELIANPTARYDASGNAGIINIKTKKNRQKGFNGSVTATAAQGVYFKTNNTLTLNYRAGRVSTFFNYNISRQKYLTNLYALRKYTGADGATTATLDQPSHFTGTLLNNTAKAGLDYEASPKTTVGIVLGGTMIHREGNNTASARWLNSSGAADSVIATDNANNSRFKNGQVSLSLRHAISKTQDISADADWLHYNITSDQNFNNRLQTTGGYNESTRANIPTGINIFTGKADYTLKTDSDGQFQAGWKSAHSSTDNSAGYQNLNAGQWTDDLTRSNHFLYSENIHAVYTQWERKHKAISYQLGLRYEHTDYHAHQLGNVLQKDSAFSRNYGSFFPSGYFSYQADTANSFTLTVSRRIDRPVYQTLNPFYFIINKYTYQTGNPYILPQYSWNLELSHQYKNLLTTTLSYSNINNYFSQIFLSDPTLAGILLYTQGNVGRTYIIGVSETITASPTNWWTLTAQALYNYKKLSGFNGNHYTSDINQLNLNASNQFTMGKRFTGELSGFYTTRARNDVQERLYPTGQLSAGLGMSVLKKKATLKLSMRDIFYTNAMEGLTQFPNATEYFKIKRDSRVVVLAFTYRFGKTFKTAKRDNGAADEMQRVGNG, translated from the coding sequence ATGACCCGTACACTTTTACTCTTTCTACTGGCCCTGTTACCCCTGGGCGGCTTTGCGCAGCAGTTTACGCTGATAGTTGTTAAAGAAAATGCCCAGCCCGCCGATGGCGCCACCATTAAACTGATCCAGGCTAATAAGCAGGTCAGCGTGATCGTAACTAACGCCCGCGGCCAGGCCAGGTTTCAGAACATTACGCAGGGAGCATTCAGCTTCTCGGTAACTTATACGGGATATCAGCCCCTAACCACCCGCAGCTATACCATTGCGGAGAATATAAAGCAGGATACCATCCGCATACAAGCCCTGAGTACTGTACTAAAAGAGGTGAACATCACTGCCAAAACGCCGCCGGTAGAGGTGAAGCAGGGAAAGGTGATCGTAAACGTGGAAGCCTCGGTAACCAATGTGGGGGCTACGGTACTGGAGGTATTGGAGAAGTCGCCGGGGGTAATAGTCGACCGTAATGGCGGCATTTCTTTACAAGGCAAGCCCGGGGTGCTGGTGATGATAGATGGCAAACCTACTTACCTCTCTGGCGCCGATCTCAACAACCTGCTCAGCAGCATGAGCTCCACCCAGGTAGCACAAATTGAGCTGATTGCCAACCCTACGGCCAGGTATGATGCCAGCGGCAATGCGGGGATCATCAACATAAAAACCAAAAAGAACCGGCAAAAGGGTTTCAACGGGTCGGTTACGGCCACGGCGGCGCAGGGTGTTTACTTCAAAACCAATAACACGCTCACGCTCAATTACCGCGCCGGGCGGGTCAGCACTTTCTTTAATTACAATATCAGCCGGCAGAAGTATCTTACCAACCTGTACGCGCTGCGTAAATACACCGGCGCCGACGGGGCCACCACCGCGACGCTGGATCAGCCCTCGCACTTCACCGGCACACTGCTCAACAATACGGCCAAAGCGGGGCTGGACTATGAAGCTTCGCCTAAAACAACGGTTGGCATTGTGCTTGGCGGAACCATGATCCACCGCGAGGGTAACAATACGGCTTCGGCGCGCTGGCTCAACTCCAGTGGCGCGGCAGATTCGGTCATTGCTACCGATAACGCCAACAACAGCCGGTTTAAAAATGGCCAGGTGAGCCTGAGCCTCCGCCATGCCATCAGCAAAACCCAGGACATCAGCGCTGATGCCGACTGGCTGCACTACAACATTACCAGCGACCAAAATTTCAACAACCGCCTGCAAACCACCGGCGGTTATAACGAGTCTACACGCGCCAACATCCCCACCGGCATCAACATATTCACTGGCAAAGCCGACTATACGCTTAAAACCGACAGCGATGGCCAATTTCAGGCGGGCTGGAAATCGGCACACAGCAGTACCGATAACTCTGCCGGTTATCAAAACCTCAATGCGGGCCAATGGACAGACGACCTGACCCGCAGCAACCATTTCCTTTACAGCGAGAACATTCACGCGGTTTACACGCAATGGGAGCGCAAGCATAAGGCCATTTCCTACCAGTTAGGTTTGCGTTATGAGCATACCGATTATCATGCCCATCAACTGGGTAATGTGCTGCAAAAAGATTCGGCCTTTTCACGCAACTATGGCAGCTTCTTTCCCAGCGGCTATTTCAGTTACCAGGCCGATACTGCCAATAGCTTTACTTTAACGGTAAGCCGCCGCATTGACCGCCCGGTTTACCAAACGCTTAACCCATTTTATTTTATCATTAACAAGTACACTTATCAAACGGGCAACCCTTATATTTTACCCCAATACAGCTGGAACCTGGAGCTGAGCCATCAATACAAAAACCTGCTCACCACCACCCTATCTTACAGTAATATCAACAACTATTTTTCGCAGATCTTTTTAAGCGACCCTACCCTTGCGGGCATTTTGCTGTATACACAGGGCAACGTGGGGCGCACGTATATCATCGGCGTATCCGAAACTATCACGGCCTCTCCCACCAACTGGTGGACACTTACAGCACAGGCACTGTACAATTACAAAAAACTGAGCGGTTTTAACGGCAATCATTACACATCAGATATTAACCAGCTTAACCTCAACGCCAGCAACCAGTTCACGATGGGCAAACGTTTTACGGGCGAGCTATCGGGCTTTTACACCACCCGCGCCCGCAACGATGTGCAGGAACGGCTATACCCTACCGGGCAACTATCGGCAGGGCTGGGCATGTCGGTACTTAAAAAGAAGGCCACCCTGAAGTTGAGCATGCGCGATATATTCTATACCAATGCCATGGAAGGCTTAACGCAGTTCCCCAACGCTACCGAATATTTTAAAATTAAGCGCGATAGCCGCGTAGTGGTGCTTGCGTTCACCTATCGTTTCGGCAAAACCTTCAAAACGGCCAAGCGCGACAACGGTGCTGCAGATGAGATGCAGCGTGTAGGGAATGGGTAA
- a CDS encoding cold-shock protein, whose amino-acid sequence MGRSTETFNKKEREKKKLKKQQDKKEKAEDRKANAVKGQGFEDMLAYVDANGNITSVPQDPGNRKKVLAQDIRIGTPKQEEVEVEIVRKGTVTFFNESKGFGFIKDLQTQESIFVHVNAASFAIKENDKVTFEIEQGQKGPTAVKVVKAN is encoded by the coding sequence ATGGGTAGATCCACCGAAACATTTAACAAGAAAGAGCGCGAAAAGAAAAAGCTCAAAAAACAACAGGACAAAAAAGAAAAAGCCGAAGATCGCAAAGCCAACGCTGTTAAAGGACAGGGGTTTGAAGATATGCTGGCCTATGTTGACGCAAACGGCAACATTACCTCCGTGCCCCAGGACCCCGGTAACCGGAAAAAGGTATTGGCGCAGGACATCCGCATTGGTACCCCCAAACAGGAGGAAGTTGAAGTAGAAATTGTAAGAAAAGGCACAGTAACATTCTTTAATGAATCTAAAGGGTTCGGTTTCATCAAAGATCTGCAAACCCAGGAAAGCATTTTTGTTCATGTCAACGCGGCTTCTTTTGCCATCAAAGAAAATGACAAAGTTACCTTTGAAATAGAACAGGGGCAAAAAGGGCCTACCGCTGTCAAAGTCGTTAAAGCCAACTAA
- a CDS encoding cold-shock protein encodes MQQGTVKFFNEAKGFGFITPNNGGSEIFVHSTGLIDNVRENSAVSYDVEEGRKGPNAVNVKIA; translated from the coding sequence ATGCAACAAGGAACAGTAAAATTTTTTAATGAAGCCAAAGGTTTCGGATTTATCACACCTAATAATGGTGGCAGCGAAATCTTCGTTCATTCAACAGGCCTGATTGACAATGTTCGTGAGAACAGCGCCGTTAGTTATGACGTTGAAGAAGGCCGTAAAGGTCCGAATGCAGTAAATGTAAAAATAGCTTAA
- a CDS encoding phosphoribosyltransferase-like protein — protein sequence MNKETELIISNNQATAIEHIRIRLANSIDVFRVINWLNNFKKAEWDKALEVLKALKYYSNNHVIVEYNRNLERLLAETDPTQKIYVHGFGKLGKSGSTMLYFFRQTPVFKANENRFQILEHVVKLKRQHIKDGDILVLLDDIIGSGRSLSTFYRVNIKHQFIKEGFSLRIYALCVAYMIESIALLEKNIDGIQIIGTGYNKAFITPGSVFGYRPRMLPIREFCYEYGKPLFILHDYDKKADVPHPLGYDNSQSLIIFAHAVPNNTLPIIWSSKGKWFPLYPRSGQGKISEIKDFQQDNYYWLNLAYQLNILNKEQTGNSLYTNKVNFGLIAVIRLKKQNSGHQRIFQVLGISANELDEIIASGRERGIFNKADELTSRGLSYYDQIAKNIKIENTRIKRKKHTFTQSKMYIPKHFNGMT from the coding sequence ATGAATAAAGAAACCGAACTTATCATTTCAAATAACCAGGCAACTGCTATCGAGCATATCAGGATTCGGCTGGCAAATTCTATTGATGTGTTTCGGGTGATCAACTGGCTAAATAATTTTAAAAAAGCTGAATGGGATAAAGCACTAGAGGTATTAAAAGCCTTAAAGTATTATTCCAATAATCATGTAATAGTCGAATATAACCGGAACCTTGAAAGGTTGCTGGCTGAAACCGATCCTACCCAAAAGATTTACGTGCATGGATTTGGAAAGCTCGGCAAAAGCGGGAGTACGATGTTGTATTTCTTTCGCCAGACACCGGTTTTTAAAGCGAATGAAAATCGTTTCCAGATCTTGGAGCATGTTGTAAAGTTAAAAAGACAGCATATTAAGGACGGAGACATCTTGGTCTTGCTGGATGATATTATCGGTTCGGGGCGTTCCTTATCCACGTTCTACAGGGTGAATATCAAACATCAATTTATTAAAGAAGGGTTTTCCCTGAGAATATATGCTTTATGTGTGGCTTATATGATAGAGAGCATTGCTTTGCTGGAAAAAAATATTGACGGTATCCAGATCATAGGAACAGGCTATAATAAGGCCTTCATTACGCCCGGTTCTGTTTTCGGTTACAGACCGAGAATGTTACCGATACGGGAATTTTGTTATGAGTACGGAAAACCCTTGTTTATACTGCACGATTATGATAAAAAAGCTGATGTGCCGCATCCTTTGGGATATGACAACTCGCAATCCCTGATTATTTTTGCGCATGCAGTTCCAAATAATACCTTACCGATCATTTGGTCATCTAAAGGCAAATGGTTCCCGCTATACCCGAGGTCGGGGCAAGGAAAAATATCAGAGATCAAAGATTTTCAGCAGGACAATTACTATTGGCTTAATCTGGCCTATCAATTGAATATTCTAAATAAGGAACAAACAGGCAATTCCTTATATACCAATAAAGTCAATTTTGGCCTGATCGCGGTAATTCGGTTAAAGAAACAAAATAGCGGACATCAACGGATCTTCCAGGTTTTGGGGATCAGCGCAAACGAGCTAGATGAGATCATTGCCTCGGGCAGAGAAAGGGGTATTTTTAACAAGGCTGATGAACTGACATCCCGGGGATTATCATATTATGATCAAATAGCCAAGAACATTAAAATAGAGAACACCAGGATAAAAAGGAAAAAACATACCTTTACACAATCTAAAATGTATATACCTAAACATTTTAATGGAATGACATAA
- a CDS encoding reverse transcriptase domain-containing protein has protein sequence MSFDLEEFIYRSQELGRGADFIKETTHYARNLIGQGLPVIFSPHHLAAYLDLDYDQLRYLIEHRNELYKFYEIKKKSGGTRAIVVPHANLRFVQQFIHSEILAKVPVSRAAFGFVKERSILHNAQVHTGKSALLNIDLFKFFDAVTEKRVSGIFRSLGYAKNLAWDLARLVTVVLPQSYYLHFKPGELEQYRGIVQEHTAVLPQGAATSPVISNIILRKLDLRLAKFAEKNQLSYSRYADDITFSGEVGRLPSIRLLTKVIREEGFLINYNKGGLHKKGRKQLVTSLTVSDGVHVHRKFKKEIAKHIYCCLTFGVDEHLKFLKMENKGLYKEWLLGKIYFVRSVEVAAAQKLMTEFLKIDWPS, from the coding sequence ATGTCATTTGATTTAGAAGAGTTCATTTACAGGTCCCAGGAGCTGGGGCGGGGGGCAGACTTCATAAAAGAAACAACGCATTATGCCCGTAACCTGATCGGACAGGGACTTCCGGTGATCTTTTCACCTCACCACCTGGCCGCGTATCTTGACCTTGATTATGACCAGCTAAGATACCTTATTGAACATCGGAATGAGTTGTATAAGTTTTACGAGATCAAAAAGAAGAGCGGTGGTACGCGGGCCATTGTGGTTCCCCACGCGAACTTAAGATTCGTTCAGCAGTTTATTCATTCCGAGATTCTGGCAAAGGTCCCGGTCAGTCGTGCCGCATTCGGATTTGTAAAAGAACGCTCCATTCTGCATAATGCGCAGGTACATACCGGGAAATCGGCACTATTAAACATTGATCTTTTTAAGTTTTTTGATGCAGTTACCGAAAAAAGAGTTTCAGGTATCTTCAGATCACTGGGTTACGCGAAGAACCTCGCCTGGGACCTTGCCCGGCTTGTCACGGTGGTTTTGCCTCAATCCTATTATCTTCACTTCAAGCCGGGTGAACTTGAACAATACCGGGGCATTGTTCAAGAGCATACGGCAGTGTTACCACAGGGGGCAGCCACAAGCCCAGTCATTTCAAATATCATTTTAAGAAAATTAGACCTGAGACTTGCGAAGTTCGCGGAAAAGAACCAGTTGAGTTATTCAAGGTATGCCGACGACATCACCTTTTCGGGGGAGGTTGGTCGGTTGCCGTCAATAAGACTGCTTACCAAAGTGATCAGGGAAGAGGGATTTTTGATCAATTACAATAAAGGCGGTCTTCATAAAAAAGGACGGAAACAATTGGTTACCAGCCTGACAGTCAGCGACGGTGTTCACGTGCACCGAAAATTTAAGAAAGAAATTGCAAAACATATCTATTGCTGCCTGACCTTTGGTGTGGATGAGCATTTAAAGTTCTTAAAAATGGAGAACAAGGGCCTTTATAAAGAATGGTTACTAGGTAAGATCTATTTTGTAAGGTCTGTCGAAGTTGCGGCAGCACAAAAATTAATGACTGAGTTTTTGAAAATAGACTGGCCCAGCTAA
- a CDS encoding alpha-L-arabinofuranosidase C-terminal domain-containing protein, protein MTKKLLFLTTLCLSAFGGLQAQTRLNLDLTKGVNVSPKLYGLMTEEINHSYDGGLYAELIRNRVFKDNPTQPDGWSVVQDGDSKASIQLIGADPANVPFDQGRNAINAALTTCLKLTVSQANGNRAGIANNGFWGIPVTPSTTYRCSFYIKTGTVNFPRGNRPDATPPATAVTEDGPGIINISLESTDGKTIYARGTINLEKSTYWKKHELTITTAANIKPTADARFVISSNRTGTYYFNLVSLFPPTYKNRPNGNRIDLMQMMADMKPTFLRFPGGNFLEGPYLGDAFPWKTTLGPLEQRPGHTGSWGYRASDGMGLLEFLEWCEDLKMEPLLAVFAGYSLRGDHIDAGPLLEPYVKDALDEIEYCIGDTKTYWGAKRAADGHPAPFKLTDIEIGNEDWFDRSHSYDGRFKQFQAAIKAKYPQLRCISTIESYKPDKVTSVKPEMVDEHYYQSAWQMEEDAAKYDSYDRATSPKIFVGEWATREGAPTTNLNAALGDAAWMTGMERNSDLVERSCYAPLFVNVNQAGNGQPKAWQWDSDLIGYTALKSYGSPSYYVQKMFGSYLGTKVVPITAENAPLRKPAVKDTAGISHWPANARRPKAERPALFFVCTQDAKNVYLKVVNTDDMAREIDISLKGGDVAANGTLVVLKGDKPEDTNTIDEPTKIVPVTSTITGLGRSFKHTFQPYSVNVIRLSKRK, encoded by the coding sequence ATGACAAAAAAGCTACTATTCTTAACCACGTTATGCTTAAGTGCATTCGGTGGTTTACAAGCGCAAACCCGCCTCAACCTGGATCTTACCAAAGGTGTGAACGTAAGCCCGAAGCTTTACGGGCTCATGACCGAGGAGATCAATCATTCATATGACGGAGGTTTATATGCTGAACTGATCCGTAACCGGGTTTTTAAGGATAACCCAACTCAGCCCGATGGTTGGAGCGTTGTTCAGGATGGCGATAGCAAGGCATCGATACAACTGATTGGTGCCGATCCGGCTAACGTCCCTTTTGATCAGGGGCGCAATGCTATTAACGCGGCACTTACAACCTGCCTTAAGCTGACGGTTAGCCAGGCAAACGGTAACCGCGCGGGTATTGCCAACAATGGCTTTTGGGGTATTCCGGTTACACCGTCAACTACTTATCGCTGCTCCTTTTATATCAAAACCGGCACTGTCAATTTTCCGCGGGGTAACAGGCCTGATGCTACGCCGCCTGCAACAGCAGTTACAGAAGATGGTCCCGGTATTATCAACATTAGTTTGGAAAGCACCGATGGCAAAACAATTTACGCAAGGGGCACAATCAACCTCGAAAAAAGCACGTACTGGAAAAAGCATGAGTTAACCATCACAACTGCTGCAAATATCAAACCTACTGCCGACGCGCGTTTTGTTATTTCATCTAACCGGACAGGCACTTACTATTTCAACCTCGTTTCCTTATTTCCCCCCACGTATAAAAACAGGCCGAATGGCAATCGCATTGATTTAATGCAGATGATGGCCGATATGAAACCTACTTTTCTTCGCTTTCCGGGAGGCAACTTTTTAGAGGGGCCATACCTGGGAGATGCCTTCCCATGGAAAACGACCTTAGGCCCGCTAGAACAGCGCCCCGGCCATACAGGCAGTTGGGGCTACCGTGCAAGCGACGGCATGGGCCTATTGGAATTTTTAGAATGGTGTGAAGATTTAAAAATGGAACCGCTTTTAGCAGTTTTTGCCGGTTACTCGTTACGTGGTGACCACATAGATGCGGGGCCTTTATTGGAGCCATATGTTAAAGACGCGCTGGATGAAATTGAATATTGTATCGGCGATACCAAAACTTACTGGGGTGCAAAACGGGCTGCCGACGGTCATCCCGCCCCTTTTAAACTCACAGATATAGAGATAGGCAATGAGGACTGGTTCGACAGGTCGCATAGCTACGATGGGCGCTTTAAACAATTTCAGGCTGCTATAAAAGCTAAATATCCCCAGTTACGCTGTATCTCAACCATTGAAAGTTATAAGCCCGACAAGGTAACCAGTGTTAAACCCGAAATGGTTGACGAGCATTATTACCAATCGGCCTGGCAGATGGAAGAAGACGCGGCGAAGTACGATAGCTATGACCGTGCAACCAGCCCTAAAATATTTGTAGGCGAATGGGCCACCCGCGAAGGCGCGCCTACCACTAACCTGAATGCAGCCCTCGGAGATGCTGCCTGGATGACCGGAATGGAACGCAACAGCGACCTGGTAGAGCGGTCATGCTATGCACCATTATTTGTGAACGTAAACCAGGCGGGCAATGGCCAGCCTAAAGCATGGCAATGGGACTCTGATCTGATTGGTTATACAGCCCTTAAAAGTTATGGCTCACCATCTTATTATGTACAAAAGATGTTCGGCAGCTACCTTGGTACCAAGGTGGTGCCAATAACAGCCGAAAATGCCCCCTTACGCAAACCGGCAGTTAAAGACACCGCCGGCATAAGCCATTGGCCGGCAAACGCGCGGCGCCCTAAGGCCGAGCGTCCGGCGTTATTTTTTGTTTGTACCCAGGATGCTAAAAACGTGTATCTGAAGGTGGTAAATACCGACGATATGGCCCGGGAAATCGACATCAGCCTAAAAGGCGGAGATGTGGCTGCAAATGGCACCCTGGTAGTACTAAAGGGCGATAAACCGGAAGATACCAATACAATTGACGAGCCGACGAAAATCGTCCCGGTTACGTCGACCATAACCGGGCTTGGCCGGTCATTCAAACACACCTTTCAGCCTTACTCTGTCAACGTCATCAGGCTGTCGAAGCGCAAATAG